The DNA sequence ACTCCATATGGTATAGAGTCGCTTGTGAATACTAAGGCATTAGTAGAATCACTTGCTATACCGCAAGAGGATAAAGTACGCATATTAGGAACAAATGCCATAGAGCTTTTTGGCATTCATGGAATATAAGTTAGAAAAGTATGTGTTGATATTGTCTTGACAATAGTACGAAAATGTACTGTGGAGGCATGAGGATGACAAACAGGGAACTGATGAATCAAATCAATTATTCATTAGGAATTATAGATTCAGCATATGCTGGTTGGGCGAAACAAATAGGTCTTAATTACAATTCGTTAATGATTATCTATGTGATGGCGGACTGTGAAGTGCGTACACAAAAGCAGATATGTGAAAGGTTGCATTTACCGAAGACTACTGTGCATAGTATTTTGCAGGATTTTATGGAAAAGGAGTATCTTATACTCGAAGTCAATAGGGAAAATAGAAAAGAGAAGATTATCCATTTTACAGATAAAGG is a window from the Roseburia sp. 499 genome containing:
- a CDS encoding MarR family winged helix-turn-helix transcriptional regulator, which translates into the protein MTNRELMNQINYSLGIIDSAYAGWAKQIGLNYNSLMIIYVMADCEVRTQKQICERLHLPKTTVHSILQDFMEKEYLILEVNRENRKEKIIHFTDKGKEYFDSVLQQLYEVEDRVMEKLGHDNCKLIRDAVAKFGEIMSEEIQG